From Caldilineales bacterium:
CCCTGCCCGATCTGGAAGACCACCTCCTCGCCTAGCTCTGGCGCCAGCGCATCCACAGCCTTCACCAAGGGGTCGAAGTCAGTCGTGCCGACAGTGCAGAAAATCATAGCCGACATCTTAGCCCATGCCCGCCCAAGTTCGCAACCACTCAGCCTTTTGTTACACTTGCCCCATGCCCTCCCATCTCGTCGTCAACGGCTGGTTCTGGGGCCAGAGCGCCACCGGCTCCGGCCAGTATCTGCACGGCCTGCTTCGCCATCTCCCCGCCGCCCTCCTCGACTGGCAGATCAGCCTGCTGATGCCGGCGCTTGCCCCTTTCCCACCCGCTCCTGTCCCCGCCGGTGTGAACCTGACCCACGCCCCCCTGCCGCGGCTGGCCCGCGGCCCGCGCCTGGTCAAACTGCTGTGGGAGCAGCACGCTTTCCCGGCCTGGTGTCGTCGTTTGCAAGCCGATGTCGCCTTCGTCCCCTATTGGGGTTCGCCCTACCGCCCTTCCTGCCCCACCATCGTCACCATCCACGACCTCATCCCCCTGCTGCTCGATGACTACGCCACCTCGCCCACGGCCCGCGCCTACACCTGGCTCGTCAGCCAGAGCGCCCGCCGCGCCGCTGCCGTCCTCACCGTCAGCCAGGCCGCCGGGCGGGACATCGCCCGGCATCTGGGCATCCCCCCTGGCCGCCTGACCGTGACCTACGAAAGCCTGGGCGCGCCCCACAGCCGGGTGAAGGATGCGGCCGAGTTGGAGCGCGTCCGCTCGGCCTACCACCTGCCTCCGGCCTATCTGCTCTATCTCGGCGGCTTCGACCCCCGCAAGAACGTCCCCCTGCTGCTCCGCTCCTACGCCCTGGCCCGCCAGATGCGCCCTGACCTGCCGCCGTTGCTGCTCGCCGGCCAGCTGCCGGAGCCGGGCGCCCGCTGGTTCACCGACCCGCGGCCGCTCATCGCCAGGCTCAGACTAGAGGACTCGGCCCGCACCCTCGGTTTCGTGCCCGACGCCGACAAACCCGCCCTCTACACGCTGGCCAGCCTGTTCCTCTTCCCCTCCCGCTACGAAGGCTTCGGCCTGCCGCCGTTGGAGGCGATGGCCTGCGGCACGCCCGCCCTGGTCAGCAACAGCAGTTCGCTGCCCGAAGTCGTGGGCGACACGCTGGCCCCGGTTCCCCTTGACGGCGAAGACGCTCTGGCCGGCGCCATCCTCGCCGCCCTCGACCACCCGCCCGCCCCTGCCCGGCTTCAGGCCCAGGCCGCGCGTTTTCGTTGGCAAGACGCCGCCGCCGCCACGGCAGTGGTGATGCAACAACTTGCGTCATTCTCGTCGTAACCTCGTAGTAACGACTTTAGTCGTTCATTGTCGAAAAACGACTAAAGTCGTTACTACGCAAGGTTCTTACCGGGTCGAAAGCTACCCTACCGCCATGGCCGCGGCCCCCAAACAGGCGCGTAGCCAAAGGATGGCCGTGATCGGTGGTCAGGCCGGGAGAGAAGACGGCATCCAAATCGGCCATGCTCTCGAAGGCTCACGAGGTGGAGCGATCGATGGGCGGGCTGGTAGGGCTGGCCTGGTTGGCGAGAGTGTGGCGGGTGTGGATAGCAAGCGTTTGGAAGTTCATGGCGACTTGTCTTTGGCCCAGCGTCGTCGTTCGTTGGCGATATCGGTCAGCGCCGCCCGCAGCCCGGCCTCGTCCCCGGCCGCCAGTCCGGCCCGCAGCCCGGTCAGCCGCTCGACATAGCGGTCCACGGCTGCCAACACCGCGGCGCGGTTGGTGAGCAAGATGTCCATCAGCATGTCCACATCCGAGGCTGCCACCCGGCTGCTGTCGCGGAACCCGCCCGCGGCCACCTCCCACACGGTTGGGTCGGTTGCGGCCACATCGCTGGCATAGTCCACCAGGGCGCAGGCCGCCAGGTAGGGCAGGTGGCTGATGGCGGCCACCAGGCGGTCGTGGCGGGCGGGGTCGAGGACGAGAGGGCGGGCGCCGATGAAGCCGACCATCTCCTCGACCAGGGCTTGCGTGGCGGCGCTGGTGCGGTCGAGCGGGCAGAGGACGAAGGTGCAGCCGCGATAGAGGCCGGGTTCGGCTGCAGCCAGCCCGCCCGTCTCTTTGCCGCACATGGGGTGGCCGCCGATGACCTGGATAGGGGGCGGCAGGGCGGCCAGGGCGCGACAGATGTCGATCTTGGTGCTGCCCAGGTCGATGAGGATGGCGCCGGGTTTGAGCAGGGGGCCGAGATCGGCGATCTGGCGGAGGATGGTGCGGACGGGCGCGGCCAGGACGACGATGTCGGCTGCAGCCAGGGCGGCGGGGGCGTCGAGGGTGGCGTCGTCCACGCAGCCGGCCGCCAGGGCCGGGGCGATGGCCTCGGCCCGACGCACGACGCCCGTCACTCGGCGGCAATGGCCGCGCAGGTCGTAGCCGAGCGAGGCGCCCATCAGCCCCAGGCCGACGATGGCGACGTGGGCTTGGCGCAGGGTGAGGGAGGGTGTCACAGGGTTCGGCCGAGGAAGGCGGTGAGGCCGCGCAGGTCGGACATGAGGGCGCCGAAGCGGGCGGGGTTGAGCGATTGGGCGCCATCCGACCAGGCCAGGTCGGGGTTGGGGTGGACTTCGATCATCAGGCCATCGGCGCCAGCGGCCAGGGCGGCGCGGGCGATGGGGGCGATGAGGTCCCATTTGCCGGTGCCGTGGCTGGGGTCGCCGATGACGGGCAGGTGGCTGAGTTGTTTGAGGACGGGGATGGCGTTGATGTCGAAGGTGTTGCGGGTGTAGGTTTCGAAGGTGCGGATGCCGCGCTCGCAGAGGATGACGTTGTAGTTACCGTTGGCCAGGATGTATTCAGCCGACATCAGCAGTTCCTGGATGGTGCTGCTGAGGCCGCGTTTGAGGAAGACGGGCGTCTGGACGTTGCCGACGGCTTGCAGCAGGCGGTAG
This genomic window contains:
- a CDS encoding prephenate dehydrogenase, whose translation is MTPSLTLRQAHVAIVGLGLMGASLGYDLRGHCRRVTGVVRRAEAIAPALAAGCVDDATLDAPAALAAADIVVLAAPVRTILRQIADLGPLLKPGAILIDLGSTKIDICRALAALPPPIQVIGGHPMCGKETGGLAAAEPGLYRGCTFVLCPLDRTSAATQALVEEMVGFIGARPLVLDPARHDRLVAAISHLPYLAACALVDYASDVAATDPTVWEVAAGGFRDSSRVAASDVDMLMDILLTNRAAVLAAVDRYVERLTGLRAGLAAGDEAGLRAALTDIANERRRWAKDKSP
- a CDS encoding glycosyltransferase family 4 protein, with amino-acid sequence MPSHLVVNGWFWGQSATGSGQYLHGLLRHLPAALLDWQISLLMPALAPFPPAPVPAGVNLTHAPLPRLARGPRLVKLLWEQHAFPAWCRRLQADVAFVPYWGSPYRPSCPTIVTIHDLIPLLLDDYATSPTARAYTWLVSQSARRAAAVLTVSQAAGRDIARHLGIPPGRLTVTYESLGAPHSRVKDAAELERVRSAYHLPPAYLLYLGGFDPRKNVPLLLRSYALARQMRPDLPPLLLAGQLPEPGARWFTDPRPLIARLRLEDSARTLGFVPDADKPALYTLASLFLFPSRYEGFGLPPLEAMACGTPALVSNSSSLPEVVGDTLAPVPLDGEDALAGAILAALDHPPAPARLQAQAARFRWQDAAAATAVVMQQLASFSS